The following are encoded in a window of Lolium rigidum isolate FL_2022 unplaced genomic scaffold, APGP_CSIRO_Lrig_0.1 contig_36864_1, whole genome shotgun sequence genomic DNA:
- the LOC124681231 gene encoding uncharacterized protein LOC124681231, giving the protein MARLSTANTIVRVDQAVSASSARPRPSSPDSPLYFSQTEHPESPQAARIFARKFAVPASSRDKFATEPFSSVNTFTGKFSGERFPANYCTSTSQYSPSISCCQADHPCLLHRCQGSSKPRRHQTPTICVHCLDCQECFCDECTNPSPHHQGHYSD; this is encoded by the exons ATGGCTCGCCTCTCGACGGCGAACACGATTGTCCGCGTTGATCAGGCGGTCTCGGCCTCATccgctcgtcctcgaccctcCT CCCCAGATTCTCCTCTCTATTTCTCCCAAACGGAACATCCCGAGAGcccccaggctgctcgaattttCGCTCGCAAGTTCGCGGTACCGGCGAGTTCCCGGGACAAATTTG CGACAGAGCCATTTTCATCTGTGAATACGTTCACGGGAAAGTTCTCCGGCGAGCGATTTCCGGCGAACTACTGCACCTCGACATCCCAGTATTCGCCATCGATTTCGTGTTGTCAAGCTGACCACCCTTGCCTGCTTCACCGTTGCCAGGGATCATCCAAACCTCGACGCCATCAAACTCCAACGATCTGTGTTC ACTGTTTGGATTGTCAAGAGTGCTTTTGTGACGAGTGCACCAATCCCTCTCCTCACCACCAAG gtcACTACTCTGATTAA